The following coding sequences lie in one Alicyclobacillus curvatus genomic window:
- a CDS encoding M20/M25/M40 family metallo-hydrolase has protein sequence MDIMRELVHRQMTEAVSALQRYCMQPSIAAQHIGIEETVQIVQDMVAGAGGQSRVLDDCGGNPVIYAEFPAGINGNPNKTLLFYNHYDVQPPEPLNEWTKPPFGAEIHDGKLYARGAADNKGDLTVRLHAISILSENGGLPCNIKFLIEGEEEIGSPSLPRVLEKYAHLFKADACIWEFGNKNADEQVEMVAGIKGMCYLQLWCHGADVDLHSSNGAIVDNAAWRLVQALATLKDANNRILVDGFYDDVAALTPELIKIAEEHPFNKDEFSHRLGLRRPLISGDENPNLHLWYAPTMTICGLESGYTGEGSKTVLPRRAQAKLDCRLVPNQNPDDITAKIRKHLDLHGFTDVEVSQINGEHAYRSDIHHPFINMVVETARQAYETEVVLSPNSAGTGPMYPFGEFLGLDLPIVSTGCGWWNSRAHAPDESIRLADFEQAILHMMLLMKEFGESA, from the coding sequence ATGGACATCATGCGGGAACTCGTGCATCGGCAGATGACAGAAGCAGTGAGTGCGCTCCAGCGCTACTGTATGCAACCAAGTATTGCGGCGCAACACATAGGAATCGAAGAAACGGTACAAATTGTGCAAGACATGGTCGCTGGGGCCGGCGGCCAATCCAGGGTCCTTGACGACTGCGGCGGAAACCCGGTCATTTACGCTGAGTTCCCCGCCGGAATCAATGGAAATCCGAACAAGACACTGTTGTTTTACAACCACTACGATGTTCAGCCGCCAGAACCGTTAAACGAATGGACCAAACCACCCTTTGGGGCAGAGATCCACGACGGCAAGCTCTATGCACGGGGTGCCGCAGACAATAAAGGCGACTTAACCGTCCGCCTCCATGCCATCTCTATCCTTTCGGAAAACGGTGGTCTCCCTTGCAACATCAAGTTTTTGATTGAGGGTGAAGAGGAGATTGGGTCTCCCAGTCTGCCTCGCGTTCTTGAAAAGTACGCCCATCTGTTTAAAGCAGACGCATGCATTTGGGAGTTCGGGAACAAAAACGCGGACGAGCAAGTGGAGATGGTTGCCGGAATCAAAGGGATGTGCTATCTGCAATTGTGGTGTCACGGCGCAGACGTCGATCTGCACTCGTCAAACGGTGCAATTGTCGACAATGCAGCGTGGCGGCTTGTTCAAGCGCTGGCGACACTAAAAGATGCAAACAATCGGATACTGGTTGACGGATTCTACGATGACGTCGCCGCCTTGACACCGGAACTCATCAAGATAGCTGAGGAACATCCATTTAACAAGGACGAGTTCAGTCATCGGCTTGGACTGCGCAGACCCCTCATCTCCGGTGATGAAAATCCCAACCTTCATCTCTGGTATGCACCAACCATGACCATCTGCGGCCTTGAGAGCGGATATACCGGAGAGGGCAGCAAGACTGTCCTACCGAGGCGCGCCCAGGCGAAGCTGGACTGTCGTCTCGTGCCAAATCAGAATCCGGATGACATCACGGCCAAGATCCGCAAGCACCTCGATTTGCATGGCTTCACGGACGTGGAAGTCAGTCAAATCAACGGAGAACACGCATATCGATCCGATATCCACCACCCGTTCATCAACATGGTTGTGGAGACAGCCCGCCAAGCATACGAGACAGAAGTGGTCTTGTCGCCCAATTCAGCGGGCACGGGGCCGATGTATCCATTTGGCGAGTTCCTTGGCCTTGACTTGCCCATCGTGTCCACTGGATGCGGTTGGTGGAACTCACGAGCGCATGCGCCCGATGAATCCATTCGCCTTGCTGATTTTGAACAAGCGATACTGCATATGATGCTGCTGATGAAGGAGTTCGGAGAGTCCGCATGA
- a CDS encoding creatininase family protein, with product MYMERLNMHRFREVLQAGTVETALIPIGMTEAHGEHCALGTDFLIPREFVRRLDAVVGEKVMMTPEVPFGHSWSLASFPGTLDIPGQVFADYVSAVGEQLVRQGFHYIVLFNGHGGNMPALSFVSEHLADLGATVLSINWWMDYRDLILPIAPDFGHAGEDETSCVMAIDESLVNLAHAHRHMDSVSRKLRFSGMEAFNYPHANNGDATKATVEKGLAIYEALVPAILQDLEDMWNHAPKAHA from the coding sequence ATGTACATGGAGCGCCTCAACATGCACCGCTTTCGGGAAGTCCTGCAAGCAGGAACTGTGGAAACAGCCTTGATTCCCATCGGAATGACGGAAGCACACGGGGAACACTGTGCGCTTGGTACGGATTTTCTGATTCCGCGCGAATTTGTGCGGAGACTAGATGCAGTGGTCGGTGAAAAGGTGATGATGACACCGGAAGTCCCCTTTGGGCATTCCTGGTCACTTGCCTCCTTCCCGGGAACTCTCGACATTCCAGGACAGGTGTTTGCTGATTATGTGTCTGCAGTCGGCGAGCAACTGGTTCGGCAGGGCTTTCACTACATTGTGTTGTTCAATGGCCACGGAGGCAATATGCCTGCATTGTCGTTTGTCAGCGAACACCTCGCTGACCTTGGTGCTACGGTTCTATCCATCAACTGGTGGATGGATTATAGGGACCTCATTCTCCCCATTGCGCCGGATTTCGGTCATGCAGGCGAAGACGAGACCTCCTGCGTGATGGCGATTGACGAATCCTTGGTTAATCTCGCCCATGCTCATCGTCACATGGACAGTGTTTCACGCAAACTTCGCTTCTCTGGAATGGAAGCGTTCAACTACCCACACGCCAACAACGGTGACGCCACGAAGGCGACTGTAGAAAAAGGTCTTGCCATCTACGAAGCCCTCGTGCCTGCCATCTTGCAAGACCTTGAGGACATGTGGAATCATGCGCCAAAAGCGCACGCGTGA
- a CDS encoding aminopeptidase P family protein — protein sequence MISAEERALRRERIERKMQSEGMQGAVLFSPTSIFYLVGFHFIPTERPMALVLKDGKTTLFVPRLEHEHAEGVSDADMVRSYPEYPSELHPMKRLAQLLGELGLATGKIGVDADGYASSWGYRGSRLSQVLPEADVATGVGQWVEEMRMSKSDAELTLIRESCRWGNLAHVLLQRYSVAGAREIDISMRATSEATSAMIDTLGPIYRSAGPASASAGFRGQIGPNSALPHAVTINATLKQGDTLVTGAGADIYGYHSELERTMFVGEPNAEQRRFFEHMLAAQNLAISLIQPGIPCSAVEQEMQRFYREHNLVPYTRHHTGHNIGLQGHEMPFLDLGDETILEPGMLFTIEPGLYVEGLGGFRHSDTIVVTKDGSESLTYYPRQLEDLICGM from the coding sequence ATGATTTCTGCTGAGGAGCGGGCTTTGCGTCGAGAGCGGATCGAAAGGAAAATGCAGAGCGAGGGCATGCAAGGAGCTGTGCTATTTAGTCCCACGTCGATTTTTTATCTCGTGGGTTTTCACTTTATACCGACAGAGCGTCCGATGGCGCTGGTGCTTAAGGACGGCAAAACGACGTTGTTTGTGCCCCGGCTTGAGCACGAACATGCAGAGGGCGTTTCGGATGCAGATATGGTGCGGTCCTACCCAGAGTATCCGTCAGAACTTCATCCGATGAAGCGGTTGGCCCAATTGCTGGGGGAGCTCGGATTAGCGACGGGGAAGATTGGCGTAGACGCGGACGGATACGCGTCTTCATGGGGATACCGCGGCTCCCGTTTGAGTCAGGTGCTGCCCGAGGCGGACGTGGCGACTGGAGTGGGCCAGTGGGTTGAAGAAATGCGGATGTCCAAGTCTGATGCTGAACTTACCCTGATTCGAGAGAGTTGCCGGTGGGGGAACCTCGCGCACGTCCTGCTTCAGCGTTATTCGGTCGCGGGTGCGAGGGAAATTGATATCTCGATGCGCGCAACATCTGAGGCCACATCAGCGATGATTGACACCCTCGGCCCGATATACCGCTCTGCTGGGCCTGCCAGCGCATCAGCAGGGTTTCGCGGCCAAATTGGGCCGAACTCCGCCTTGCCGCATGCAGTCACCATCAACGCAACCCTGAAGCAAGGCGACACGCTCGTCACTGGGGCAGGCGCTGACATCTATGGCTATCACAGTGAGTTGGAGCGAACGATGTTTGTAGGGGAGCCAAATGCCGAGCAACGGCGCTTCTTTGAACACATGTTGGCGGCGCAAAATCTGGCAATCTCGTTGATTCAACCTGGCATTCCGTGCAGCGCAGTGGAGCAGGAAATGCAGCGCTTTTACAGGGAACACAACCTAGTCCCGTACACGCGCCACCATACGGGTCACAACATTGGGTTGCAAGGACATGAGATGCCCTTTCTCGATCTCGGTGACGAAACCATCCTCGAACCCGGGATGCTGTTCACCATCGAGCCTGGATTGTACGTGGAGGGACTCGGTGGTTTTCGGCACTCCGACACAATTGTGGTGACGAAGGACGGATCGGAGTCGTTGACGTATTATCCACGCCAGCTCGAGGATTTGATTTGCGGCATGTAA
- a CDS encoding uracil permease, whose translation MFAMFGSTVLVPYLTGLDVSATLFASGLGTLIFHLITRGKVPAYLGSSFAFIAPLTLYVSKSHSPGQAVAGLISVSIVYAIVSLLVTTLGFSRIRKVIPAVVVGPVVSVIGLSLAGTAVTSMAATHWDVAIVSLAAAILASLMGPKQMRMIPLLIGIVVGYIYAAIRGDVSFSAVAKAPVLSVPHFVWPHFTAGVILAMAPIALVTIIEDLGHMFVLNEIIERDVTVDPGFPRVLIGNGVATLVASLLGGPAQTTYAENLGVLAITKQFSSRIIQGAAVIAIVLGLFGKVGAVIHTIPAAVMGGISILLFGMIAAMGIRHVIEERVDLTNMKNLIVVSVIFIIGIGLPNNGIALATLAGLLVYWIVPGGSQTNQRPASKETETA comes from the coding sequence ATGTTTGCCATGTTTGGTTCAACGGTCCTCGTACCGTATTTGACCGGACTGGATGTCTCTGCGACATTGTTCGCGAGTGGCCTTGGAACGCTTATTTTCCATCTCATCACAAGGGGCAAGGTCCCGGCATATTTAGGATCGTCATTTGCTTTTATTGCACCGCTTACGCTGTATGTCTCAAAGTCTCACTCCCCTGGACAAGCTGTCGCAGGGCTGATTAGCGTGTCCATTGTTTACGCGATTGTATCGTTGCTTGTGACGACCTTAGGTTTTTCGCGAATTCGAAAGGTCATTCCAGCGGTCGTCGTAGGACCTGTGGTTTCGGTCATCGGACTTTCCCTTGCTGGTACCGCAGTAACCAGCATGGCTGCGACACACTGGGATGTAGCCATCGTGAGTTTGGCGGCGGCCATTCTCGCGTCGTTAATGGGACCAAAACAGATGCGCATGATTCCCTTGCTCATCGGCATCGTCGTTGGCTACATTTATGCAGCCATCCGTGGAGATGTCAGCTTCTCAGCTGTCGCGAAAGCGCCAGTGCTGTCTGTGCCGCATTTTGTTTGGCCGCATTTCACAGCCGGGGTGATTCTGGCGATGGCCCCGATTGCACTCGTGACCATTATCGAAGACCTGGGTCACATGTTTGTTCTGAACGAGATCATCGAGCGAGATGTCACGGTCGATCCCGGTTTTCCCCGCGTCCTCATCGGCAACGGTGTCGCCACGTTGGTGGCATCTCTGCTTGGTGGACCGGCGCAAACCACCTATGCTGAAAATCTTGGTGTACTCGCCATCACCAAACAGTTCTCGAGTCGAATCATTCAGGGAGCTGCTGTGATTGCAATAGTCCTCGGTTTATTTGGAAAAGTCGGTGCCGTGATTCATACCATTCCAGCAGCTGTCATGGGTGGCATCAGCATCCTGCTCTTTGGCATGATTGCGGCGATGGGTATTCGCCACGTCATTGAGGAACGCGTTGATTTGACGAACATGAAAAACCTCATCGTAGTTTCCGTAATTTTCATCATCGGCATTGGACTCCCGAATAACGGCATTGCACTGGCTACCTTGGCAGGCCTGCTCGTGTATTGGATAGTTCCTGGCGGTTCTCAAACCAATCAGCGTCCGGCGAGCAAGGAAACCGAAACAGCCTGA
- the tlp gene encoding small acid-soluble spore protein Tlp, with protein MAKPDDRSNNVKRIAHAIDNTMENLREAEDFVKAHQDEMHPQDKADIAAKNERRRDAISGMREEIQDEARHQQ; from the coding sequence GTGGCGAAGCCGGATGATCGCAGTAATAACGTAAAGCGCATCGCGCACGCAATTGACAACACCATGGAGAACCTGCGCGAAGCCGAAGACTTCGTGAAGGCGCACCAAGATGAAATGCATCCTCAGGACAAGGCTGACATTGCGGCAAAGAACGAGCGTCGACGAGACGCCATCTCAGGGATGCGCGAGGAAATTCAGGACGAGGCCCGGCATCAGCAATAG
- the maf gene encoding septum formation inhibitor Maf: MTNTEKNQRPHLVLASSSPRRRELLRTLGVDFDIEVSDVDESFERGLPPSEVVRQLAERKAKAVAHRLDATRPSTLQDTQPHINLASVPAAETLILAADTIVVLDGTILGKPFDRQHAIDMLSTLQGKTHEVFTGVCLYQLPSGTMESGTERTRVTMGQLERIEIEAYVDSGDPMDKAGSYGIQGPGAVLVEGVEGDFFTVVGLPLRRVALMLKKHGFELFNGPPRIT; this comes from the coding sequence ATGACAAACACAGAAAAAAACCAAAGACCTCATCTGGTTCTTGCGTCTTCTTCTCCGAGACGCAGGGAGTTGTTGCGCACGCTTGGGGTAGACTTTGACATCGAAGTGAGTGACGTCGATGAGTCCTTTGAACGTGGCCTCCCCCCGTCTGAGGTTGTTCGTCAACTCGCCGAAAGAAAGGCCAAAGCCGTTGCTCATCGTCTAGATGCGACACGACCCTCAACTCTTCAGGACACGCAACCCCATATCAATTTGGCCAGTGTTCCCGCAGCCGAGACCCTGATTCTCGCTGCAGATACCATCGTCGTCCTCGATGGCACTATCCTAGGTAAGCCGTTCGATAGGCAACATGCGATTGACATGCTCTCAACACTTCAGGGAAAGACGCACGAAGTGTTCACAGGCGTCTGCCTGTATCAGCTGCCTTCCGGCACGATGGAATCAGGAACGGAGAGAACCCGCGTCACAATGGGGCAACTAGAACGAATAGAGATAGAAGCTTATGTAGATTCAGGCGATCCGATGGATAAGGCTGGCTCATACGGCATTCAAGGGCCCGGAGCTGTACTCGTCGAGGGTGTCGAAGGGGATTTCTTTACGGTGGTCGGACTCCCCCTGCGTCGCGTAGCGCTAATGCTGAAAAAGCACGGGTTTGAATTATTTAACGGGCCGCCACGCATCACCTAA
- a CDS encoding heme-dependent peroxidase, with amino-acid sequence MSEAVETLDGWYAFHDFRMIDWTLWKSADKAVREQALAELAAFAEECSSDMENRKGSFGQYAITGTKADFLWVHMRETIDELTALKLRFQKTTFADFTRPVYSYTSCVELSSYLAKPGVNVDTDPYLQGRLKPILPDTRYVCFYPMNKRREGNDNWYMLSRQERGEMMKSHGLIGRNYAGRVTQIITGSQGLDDWEWGVTLYSDDVLQFKKLVYEMRFDEVSARFAEFGPFYIGSNVSNAELQRMLTI; translated from the coding sequence ATGAGTGAAGCAGTCGAAACACTAGATGGTTGGTATGCATTTCACGATTTTCGAATGATAGATTGGACACTTTGGAAGTCAGCAGACAAGGCTGTTCGGGAGCAAGCCCTTGCTGAATTAGCTGCTTTTGCAGAAGAGTGCTCAAGTGATATGGAGAACCGCAAAGGTTCATTTGGACAATATGCAATAACTGGAACAAAAGCGGATTTTCTGTGGGTCCATATGCGCGAGACCATCGATGAACTGACAGCCCTGAAGTTGCGCTTCCAAAAGACCACGTTTGCAGACTTCACGCGTCCTGTATATTCCTATACGTCATGCGTCGAGTTGTCCTCGTATCTTGCAAAACCGGGGGTAAACGTTGACACAGACCCGTATTTACAGGGGCGGCTAAAGCCGATTTTACCCGACACCCGCTATGTCTGCTTTTACCCGATGAACAAACGCCGCGAAGGGAACGACAACTGGTACATGCTGTCCCGGCAGGAACGCGGAGAAATGATGAAGAGCCACGGACTCATTGGCCGGAATTACGCGGGGCGAGTGACGCAGATCATTACCGGATCGCAGGGCTTAGACGACTGGGAGTGGGGCGTAACCCTATATTCGGACGATGTGTTGCAATTTAAAAAACTTGTCTATGAGATGAGGTTTGATGAAGTAAGCGCCAGATTCGCCGAATTCGGACCGTTCTATATCGGATCGAACGTCTCAAATGCCGAATTGCAACGCATGCTGACCATCTAA
- a CDS encoding HAD family hydrolase, translating into MYSLILFDIDGVLLSEERYFDASALTVYEMITGASYLGLRIPNDAVDGHLLQASGTDGLADDVIAAVRGFVFHQDAVLDFMKRRGINANWDMVYLQFSCQLARTMNACGVRVDETLANTDALSGHLTRQHLQQLGNAIRTQSGGTAARWADFTAVYESCENKQDLFEAVRADFVRLAGVPADKVQQFTSELWDIGQEAFQDWYLGEPYRETETAIGKAGFLNYEVPLADPGQLAIALQQFRDRGVALGVATGRPETETYVPLRLLGWLDRFDENRISTASDVLRAQRAIPDAPTLSKPHPFSYLRSYLSSPDVDTVLAYPLPLKQDEARKVLIVGDSVADWMAAKAIGCDFAAVLTGLSGTSARAQFETLGCTYIWNNVMDVATLLN; encoded by the coding sequence ATGTACAGCCTGATTTTGTTTGACATTGACGGTGTGTTGCTGAGTGAAGAGCGCTATTTTGACGCCTCGGCTTTGACTGTATACGAAATGATAACCGGAGCGTCGTACCTTGGCCTTCGGATTCCGAATGATGCGGTTGACGGGCATCTGCTGCAAGCAAGTGGAACCGACGGGCTAGCAGACGATGTCATCGCCGCAGTCAGGGGTTTTGTATTTCATCAAGATGCCGTCCTTGACTTTATGAAACGCCGTGGCATTAATGCCAATTGGGACATGGTCTACTTGCAGTTTTCATGTCAGTTGGCGAGAACCATGAATGCTTGCGGCGTTCGGGTGGATGAAACGCTAGCCAACACAGATGCGCTGTCTGGTCACTTGACGAGACAGCATTTGCAACAGTTGGGGAATGCGATTCGGACACAAAGCGGAGGAACTGCTGCTCGGTGGGCAGATTTTACCGCTGTCTACGAATCGTGCGAGAACAAACAGGACCTGTTTGAGGCCGTTCGCGCGGATTTCGTTCGGCTTGCCGGGGTTCCTGCCGACAAGGTTCAACAATTCACCAGCGAGTTGTGGGATATCGGACAGGAGGCATTTCAAGACTGGTATCTCGGTGAGCCGTATCGAGAGACGGAAACCGCGATAGGCAAGGCGGGTTTTCTGAACTATGAAGTGCCATTGGCAGACCCTGGGCAGTTAGCTATCGCGTTACAGCAGTTTCGGGACCGAGGTGTGGCACTTGGCGTGGCTACGGGCCGGCCTGAGACCGAGACTTATGTACCCTTGCGGTTGTTAGGGTGGCTCGATAGATTCGACGAAAACCGCATCTCGACGGCAAGCGATGTATTGCGCGCGCAGCGTGCCATTCCAGATGCGCCGACGCTGAGCAAACCGCATCCATTTTCGTACCTGCGCAGCTACCTCTCTTCTCCAGACGTCGACACTGTGCTTGCTTATCCCTTGCCTCTCAAGCAAGATGAGGCCAGGAAAGTGCTGATTGTTGGCGATTCTGTGGCGGACTGGATGGCCGCAAAAGCGATAGGCTGCGACTTTGCTGCGGTGTTGACAGGACTCTCCGGCACATCAGCGAGGGCACAGTTTGAAACGCTCGGCTGCACGTACATCTGGAACAATGTGATGGATGTCGCCACTCTGCTGAACTGA
- the serC gene encoding 3-phosphoserine/phosphohydroxythreonine transaminase codes for MSTRLNVEQTKRADNFGAGPTGLPVSVLQRILEEGLSYGDSGMSVMEMSHRSRWYDEIQASAEARLRRLLNVSDDYSVLFLQGGASLQFAMIPMNFLRAGKTGGYVTTGSFAKKAYSEARKVGSARVVASSEDSGFRTLPVIDGSQVPDDLAYVHFTSNNTIYGTQWQTWPTDIPSPVVADMSSDILSRPIDPSRFHLIYAGAQKNLGIAGLTVVIVRKDWVRDDAVDGLPSMLSYRTHLDNDSRYNTPPAFAVYVLSLLLEWIDEQGGLSVITARNDAKASLLYGMLDNSHGFYEGVAEPNVRSKMNVTFCLRNQDLEPAFLSAAKAAGFVGIGGHRSVGGCRVSLYNAIDVAQVERLATFMQDFQSHH; via the coding sequence ATGAGCACGAGGCTAAACGTCGAACAGACCAAGCGTGCGGATAACTTCGGCGCGGGCCCGACTGGGCTGCCGGTTTCTGTGCTGCAGCGGATCTTGGAAGAAGGTTTGTCTTACGGAGACAGCGGCATGTCTGTCATGGAAATGAGTCACCGAAGTCGCTGGTATGATGAGATTCAAGCTTCCGCCGAGGCGCGCCTGCGCCGTCTTCTCAACGTCTCTGACGACTACTCAGTCTTGTTCTTGCAAGGCGGGGCCAGTCTTCAGTTTGCGATGATTCCCATGAACTTCCTTCGCGCGGGAAAGACGGGGGGATACGTGACCACCGGATCGTTTGCGAAAAAGGCTTACTCTGAAGCCCGCAAAGTTGGTTCTGCCCGTGTTGTTGCGTCGTCGGAAGACAGCGGCTTTCGAACATTGCCGGTGATAGACGGGAGCCAGGTGCCAGACGATTTAGCATATGTGCATTTTACTTCGAACAACACCATTTACGGCACGCAGTGGCAGACTTGGCCGACAGATATTCCATCGCCCGTAGTTGCGGATATGTCGAGCGACATTTTGTCCCGGCCGATTGACCCAAGCCGCTTCCATTTGATATACGCCGGGGCGCAAAAGAACCTTGGCATCGCAGGTTTGACCGTCGTCATCGTCAGGAAAGACTGGGTGCGTGACGACGCGGTTGACGGGCTGCCTTCCATGCTGAGCTATCGCACCCATCTTGATAACGACTCCCGCTACAATACGCCGCCGGCATTTGCCGTCTATGTGTTGTCGTTGCTGCTTGAATGGATTGACGAACAGGGCGGGCTTTCTGTTATCACCGCTCGGAACGATGCAAAAGCGAGCCTGCTCTACGGTATGCTTGATAACAGTCATGGGTTTTATGAGGGCGTTGCAGAGCCAAACGTCCGCTCGAAGATGAACGTCACCTTCTGTCTGCGAAATCAGGACCTTGAACCTGCTTTCCTGAGTGCGGCAAAAGCTGCTGGTTTTGTCGGGATTGGCGGACACCGATCCGTTGGCGGGTGCCGCGTCTCGCTTTACAACGCCATCGACGTGGCTCAAGTGGAACGACTTGCAACCTTCATGCAGGACTTTCAGTCTCACCACTGA
- a CDS encoding phosphoglycerate dehydrogenase, protein MVKVLVADDISMLGLQKLDALPNAEVVVRVGMSESELLEEVKDADALLVRSQTQVTAAVLDAARTLRVVGRAGVGVDNIDVAHATKKGVIVVNAPDGNTIAAAEHTFALLMSVARYIPLAHRSVMAGEWKRKNFVGVELLGKTLGIIGMGRIGTEVAVRARAFKMKILGYDPFLTEERAAELGIVKTDLQTAIREADLLTVHTPLTKDTRHLISTEAFAAMKQGVRIVNCARGGIIDEAALCAALEEGKVAAAALDVFENEPLPSDSPLKKVPNLILTPHLGASTVEAQEQVAISVAEEVVHILSNEPFRNAVNLPALSAEQLTVLAPVLELGEQLGAFIGQLFRGDLSDVQITVGGEWTKQDTGFLSRTVLKGLLAQRYADEVNYVNAPTVAAEIGLVVSDVKQARSKIYTSFLSVSADVSGTRHTVVGTLYNGSHPRIVEIDNYRIDAEPYGSIIFTYHMDQPGMIGKIGSLIGEAGVNIASMQVGRTESGGEAIMLLCVDRTVPDDVVADISDVAGVRKVRMLQLS, encoded by the coding sequence ATTGTGAAGGTTCTGGTAGCGGACGACATCTCTATGTTAGGGTTGCAGAAATTGGATGCTTTACCGAATGCCGAAGTGGTTGTCAGGGTCGGCATGTCAGAAAGTGAATTACTCGAAGAAGTGAAAGATGCAGACGCACTCCTCGTTCGTTCCCAGACTCAAGTGACTGCAGCAGTGCTTGATGCGGCACGAACCCTCCGCGTCGTCGGACGTGCAGGTGTTGGTGTTGACAATATCGATGTCGCTCACGCCACCAAAAAAGGCGTCATCGTAGTGAATGCCCCAGATGGCAACACAATTGCTGCCGCAGAACACACCTTCGCACTGTTGATGTCTGTCGCCAGGTATATTCCCCTCGCTCATCGATCTGTCATGGCCGGTGAGTGGAAACGCAAAAACTTCGTCGGCGTGGAGCTTCTCGGCAAGACACTCGGCATTATTGGAATGGGTCGCATCGGGACGGAGGTCGCAGTGCGCGCCCGGGCATTTAAAATGAAGATACTGGGGTACGATCCGTTTTTAACAGAAGAACGCGCCGCCGAACTCGGCATTGTCAAAACAGACTTACAGACAGCGATTCGCGAGGCGGACCTGTTGACCGTACACACGCCGCTGACGAAAGATACAAGGCATCTCATCAGTACCGAGGCATTTGCTGCGATGAAGCAAGGTGTGCGTATCGTCAATTGCGCACGAGGCGGTATCATTGATGAGGCCGCCCTCTGTGCAGCCCTCGAAGAAGGAAAAGTTGCTGCCGCCGCGCTTGATGTGTTTGAGAACGAACCGTTGCCATCAGACTCCCCGCTGAAAAAGGTACCTAACCTGATTCTCACACCGCACCTCGGGGCATCTACAGTCGAAGCTCAGGAACAGGTCGCGATATCTGTCGCAGAAGAAGTGGTCCACATCTTGTCGAATGAACCGTTTAGGAATGCAGTTAATCTGCCAGCCTTAAGCGCTGAACAACTCACCGTTCTTGCCCCCGTCCTTGAACTCGGTGAGCAATTAGGGGCCTTTATCGGACAACTGTTTCGCGGAGACCTGTCTGATGTGCAGATTACAGTTGGCGGAGAGTGGACAAAGCAAGATACTGGATTTCTCTCGAGAACCGTCTTGAAGGGTCTGTTGGCCCAGCGTTATGCAGATGAAGTCAATTACGTCAACGCGCCGACCGTTGCTGCAGAGATAGGCCTGGTTGTGAGCGATGTCAAACAGGCCCGGAGTAAAATCTACACCAGTTTTCTTTCTGTGAGTGCGGATGTCTCGGGGACGCGTCATACTGTCGTCGGAACGCTATACAATGGAAGCCACCCCCGAATCGTTGAAATTGACAATTACCGCATTGATGCAGAACCGTATGGCAGTATCATTTTTACTTACCACATGGACCAACCCGGCATGATTGGAAAAATTGGTTCGCTGATTGGCGAGGCCGGTGTCAATATCGCTTCCATGCAGGTTGGACGGACCGAAAGTGGCGGTGAGGCGATTATGCTCCTCTGTGTCGACAGGACGGTGCCAGACGATGTCGTGGCTGACATTAGTGATGTGGCGGGAGTCCGTAAAGTTCGAATGCTGCAGTTGTCCTAA
- a CDS encoding cytochrome c biogenesis protein CcdC, with protein MAFIVIAVRLKASQKPTNARKILIPPLGMSTGFLMFIAPQTHVPWHYAVLAFLVGLLFAYPLIASSRMFAEGEDVYLKRSPAFILVLLGLLVLRMVLHSYVEKYVSIPQTGALFFILAFGMLLPWRIAMFMEYRKLSRKMELEPTTSFRESEG; from the coding sequence ATGGCTTTCATAGTGATTGCAGTCCGGCTTAAGGCCTCCCAGAAGCCAACCAATGCCAGAAAAATTCTTATTCCTCCACTCGGAATGAGCACTGGGTTCCTGATGTTTATCGCGCCACAGACACACGTGCCTTGGCATTATGCTGTGCTGGCGTTCCTTGTAGGGCTTTTGTTCGCCTATCCGTTGATTGCCTCGTCTCGCATGTTTGCCGAGGGTGAGGATGTTTACCTAAAACGTTCACCGGCGTTTATCCTGGTGCTTCTCGGACTGCTGGTGCTCAGAATGGTGTTGCACAGCTATGTGGAAAAATACGTCAGTATCCCACAAACAGGCGCACTGTTCTTTATCTTGGCTTTTGGGATGTTGTTGCCGTGGCGCATTGCCATGTTTATGGAATATCGCAAGTTATCCCGCAAAATGGAACTCGAACCCACAACGTCATTTCGGGAGTCAGAGGGTTGA